From one Peromyscus maniculatus bairdii isolate BWxNUB_F1_BW_parent chromosome 17, HU_Pman_BW_mat_3.1, whole genome shotgun sequence genomic stretch:
- the LOC143269050 gene encoding uncharacterized protein LOC143269050, translating to MLLLLSLLPLLPPPLLPPPPPPLVLLLLLLLLHDRCFLPLSGHQLQTLEVRNMPFSLGYWFT from the coding sequence ATGCTGTTGCTACTGTCGCTGCTGCCTctcctgccgccgccgctgctgccgccgccgccgccgcctctggtcttgcttttgcttttactTCTCCTGCATGACCGTTGTTTTCTTCCTCTAAGCGGGCACCAGCTTCAGACGCTTGAGGTGAGAAACATGCCTTTCAGTTTGGGATACTGGTTTACTTAA